In Atopobium sp. oral taxon 416, the genomic stretch CAGGCGCTCTCCATCGGCGTCGGTGGCTTGCCGGGCATCCTCTCCATCCGCTTTCAGTACTGGGGCATCTTTGCATTGAGTATGCTCGTCGCCGTCGTGATTCCATTCCTGCTTACGCTTGCTGCGGGCAAGAAAAGCCTGACTGAGAGGGATCTTTACGACAAGAAGCCCGCGCTCAAGGCTGAGGCCACTACCGCAGAAGTTGCTCCTGCTGAGGAAACTGTGCCTGCGGCAACTGAGACCGTAGCGTCTGAGACTGTTCCTGAAGCTGCGACCGACGAGACAGGGATTGTCCACGCACTGATTGCTCCAATTGAGGGAACCGTGCATCCGATCTCCGATATGGCTGACCCTGTCTTTGCTAGCAAAACTATGGGCGACGGCGTCATGATCGAGCCAGCTCCGGCTGTTTCCCGTGTAGTTGCTCCGGCTGATGCAACCGTCTCCGCTATCATGCCGAACACCTACCACGCTATAGGCCTCACGCTCGATAACGGTATCGAAGTCCTCATCCATGTCGGTATTGACACCGTCGATATGAACGGCGACGGTTTTACCTGCCCCGTGAAACAGGAGCAGCACGTGAAGGCAGGCGATCTGCTGCTCACCTTCGACCAGGCAAAGATCAAGGCAGCGGGGCACTCCGCACAGACCGCAGTGATCCTGACTGAGCCGGACGACGCCAAAGATATCGCATACTTCTTGGGCGCCCACGCCCTGGCCGGTGAGACTGAGATCGTAACGTATTTGGCACACTAACGAGACGAAAGGGGAGAGCAATGGCGGACTTTGTTCCACGCGACAAGAAACATGCCGTCGTGTATCAGATCTATATCCGCAGCTTCTGCGACTCTAATGGGGACGGTATTGGAGACCTTCCGGGTATTACCTCCAAGCTTGATTACTTGGCTAAGCTCGGGATCGACTACCTCTGGATCACCCCGTTCTATCCTTCACCCATGAGGGATAACGGCTACGATATCTCTGACTACACCGCGGTCGATCCCACCTATGGGACGATGGATGACTTTGATGAACTGGTGGCTGAAGCCAAAAAACGCCATATCGGCATCATGCTCGATATGGTCTTATGCCACACTTCCTGTGATCATCCCTGGTTCCAGAAAGCGATTGCGGGTGACAAGGAGTATCAGCAGTACTACTTCCTGAAAGACGGCTGTAACTCCAAAGGCCCGGGGGATCCGGGAGAGCCGCCCACCAACTGGAAGGCTGCCTTCGGTGGCAGCGCCTGGGAGTGGGAGCCGCACATCGGCAAGTGGTACCTGCACCTGCACGATGTATCACAGCCGGACTTGAACTGGGATAACTCCAAGGTCCGCAAAGAAGTTGAGAATGTCGTGCTGTTCTGGAAGAAGCGCGGCGTCGCCGGCTTCCGTTTCGACGTGATCAACTTCGTTTCCAAACCCGCGAAGTTCGTGGACGACACCGAAGGGGCAGGACGGCCGCTCTTTGCCGATGGCCCGCACATCCACGAGTACCTGCAGGAGCTCGTTTCCACCACCGGTATTGACGGTATGCTCACGGTGGGGGAGATGGCGTCAACGACGCTCGACAACTGCATCAAGTATTCCAATCCTGACAACCATGAGCTGGCTGAGACCTTCAGCTTCCACCATCTGAAGGTGGACTATGCCAACGGGGACAAGTGGGCGTTGAAAGAGGCTGACATCGCAAAGTTGCGCGGGATCCTCTACACCTGGCAGCGGGGTATGCAGGAAGGCGGCGGTTGGAATGCCCTCTTCTGGGACAACCACGACCAGCCACGGGCGGTCACCCGCTTCGGCGGCCGCGCCGGTGAAGGAGAGCCCAACTCTGATTGGGAGCACGTGGGTAAGATGTTGGCTACTACGTCCTTCTTCCTGGAAGGCACGCCCTATATCTATGAGGGCGACGAGTTGGGAATGACGAACGCACACTACGCGAAGATTGACCAATACAACGACGTCGAGTCACTTAACTTCTATCAGATCTTGCTCAAGAAAGGTGAAACTGAGGACGAAGCTCTTCACGTTCTCTCAGAGCGCTCCCGTGATAACGGGCGTACGCCGATGCAGTGGTCAGATGGGCATGCCGCAGGCTTCACTACCGGAAAGCCCTGGCTTGCTTCACCTGCGAACTACACGAGCATCAATGCCGAAGCTGAGGTCGATAAACCTGGCTCAATCTTTGAGTACTACCGTAACCTCGTCCATTTACGTCACGAACTCGAAGTGTTGGCAACCGGTAAGGTTACCTGCTATGAGCCAGGAGATGAGGCTCCGAAGGTGCTGCTCTTTGAGCGTCAAATCGGCGATATACGCGTTGTAGTGACCACTTCATTCGACCAGAAGCCATGCACGGTTGATGCCTCTAAGCTCAACGTAGGTGAGCTGGAGCCGTTAGTCTTCAATTACAAGGAAGCACCGCAGATCCAGGGGGATGGTACAATAGCGTTGAAGCCCTATGAGGCATGTGCCTGGATCACCAAAGGTGCGCTGAACAAATAGGAAAGTTAGTGAAAGAGTCGCTGAGATAGGGGTCATGGGATGCAGTATGTGTCCCATGGCCTTTTCGGCTAGCGCTGCATGAGCAGCGCTATATAAACGGCGACTAAACAGCATGGCCCTCTGGCAGGTCCGAGTTTATATCCTAGGGAAACGATGATTAATTCGCCTCGATGAGGTAGCTGGGGCTGTACGCTGTATGCCGTCGGCTCAAAATGTCTCGAACCACGCAGTGTCCATACCCACATAAATGCCTATCTGCCTGCGGATATGTTATAATTACAGCAACGTATTCCAGCATATCCAGGGGGCAGATATGGGCAGATAGATGAGCTTTTAAGACCTTAAATTCTAAGGTCTTAGGAAGAAGACTCGGCGGGAGGCATTCCTGGAGCGGATGGATGCAATCGTTGTGTGGGATAGCTGGATTGCACTGGTAGATACCAGCTACCACTGACAGGCGCGTGGCAGGCATGTGCGCGGTGCAAAGACGATGCTTTAGGAGATCGTGAAAGCACTCATCCGTAAGAATCATCTGAAAAGCCGGAGACAGATGTACAAGGAAGAACTAGATAAAACAAAGATATAGGACTTGTAGGAGCAAATGACATGGTGGATTATGAGTATATTACAGACACAGAAATATTGTTAGAGAAAGTTGGCTGTTTAGGTATTGAAGAAGTAGACAAGTATAATGAATGCTATTTGAATAGTCAACCAGAGTGCGGATGCTTGTGCTTCCTTGAACTGCGGTAAGGCGCTTCGGTGAGCATCAGATGGCGGAGGACCCCTGCAGTCTTCGGCCACCTCTCGTCGGCCTGCTTGACCCGGAAGAGATATACGTTTCAGTTGAGATACTCCTGGAGGTTCGAGGCTTCATGCCCACATAGCCCTCCACGAAGCACCTTATCCAGGCGCACAGGCTGTTGACCATCTTCATGTCTTCAAGATAGTCCGGATCCTCGGTGTCGGCCTTGTATGCGACGCTGGTCCCCTTCAGCGCCCTGACGAGGGAGCTGTGGGCGCGTTGTTATGTATGATCGTGGTCCTTTCGGCTATGTGACCCTCCAGCGTCTCTCTGACCTGTATTTGATAGCCTCTGAGTTGGGGTTCTGAGCGCCGGAAGGCTACGGCTTTCATCACGAAGATTTTTCGGGTTTGCGCATGGGCACGCTGCCCATCCCCAGGATGCTCCAGAATGTCGCTGCTTCGGTATCGACAGAAAGGGGCAGAAGGAAATGATCGGTGTGGACAAGATTTAAGATATACGAGAGATGTACAGGAACAAAGAGCCAATCGCCAGGATCGCGAAGAAGGTCGGGGTGTGTGAGCCCACTGCGAGGAAGTACGCGAAGATGGAGGACCTCTCGCCAAAGATGCCTAAGGAACAGGGAGGCGAGGCACTCCTCCCTCAAAGGGTTCGGTCGCTTCATCGATAAGATGCTCGGGCAGGAGCGCAGCTGCTGGCGCAAGCAGCGCCACACCGGCGTGCGCATCCTCGACAGGCTGAGGAACGATCACAGCTTTAAGGGCTCCTTGTCCCACCGTGCAGCGCTACGTGAAGGAGAAGCGCTATGAGATGGCGGCTGACAGGGACGCGGAGGGGCCTTGCCGGCTTTTTGCCCTCGAATGGCTACCCGGTAAGTGCCAGGTCGACTTCGGTAAGGCCGACTTCACGGTGAAGGGCGCAACGTCTAAAGGGGGAGGTACCTCACCGTGAGCTTCCCCCCACTCCAACGTGGGCCTGACGCAGGTGTTGTGGGGCGAGACGGTGGAATGCGTGTGCGAGGAGCTTACCGATGTGTTCGAGTTCATAGGCGACCTGCCGGAAGCGCGCGGTCTTTGACAACGCGCTCGGCATAGGAAGGATGGTCGGCGACGAGATCCGCCTGAAGCGAGCTCTTCCGCCTGTTTTGCGCCCGCTATGGCCTCTCGTGCTCCTTCACGAACCCCTATTTAGGCAACGAGAAGGGCAATGTGGAGAACAAGGTAGGCACCCATTGCCGGAACATGTTCGTGCCCATGCCGGCCGTGGGCGACGTGGAGGCCTTCAACAGCAGGCTTCTCGAGCAGAGCCTTAGCCTCTCGTAGGGCAAGCCCCACTGGAAGAAGGGCACACCGCAGCTCGACCTGTTCGGAAAGGACAAGGCAGCCCTCTTAGCGCTCGCGCCGCAGAGGTTCTCCTGCAGGAGGTGGGAGACGAGGAAGTGCAGCAAGCAAGGCACGTTCACGCTCGGCGGCATACAGCGCTACTGCGCAGGCCCCGCCTGGGCGGGAAAGGAGGTGGCGGTCTTCTTCGGCGCCTTCCGTGTGGAGCTCTTCGATCCCAAGACGGGAGATAAGATCGCCAGCTACGAAAGGGAATGGGGGCAGGTCCCGACGGACAGCGCGGATCCCGTGGCGCAGCTGCGTCTGCTGTGCATAAGGCCAGGCGGCTGGAGGGACTGCGTCGTGAGGAAGTCGCTTCCCGAGGAGCTCGTCAGCTTCCTCAACGCTAAGCCGAAGGAGTCGCTCTTTGAATCGCTGAGGACGCTGAGAGACGAGAGCGCCGAGCATGGCTGGGAAGGCTGCCGTCGAGGGCATGCAGCGCGCGCGGGGTGACAGGAGGCCACAGCCGGGCATCGGTGTCGCTGTGCGCGGAGAGCGCCACATCGGGCGACGCGAGGATCGACTACGGGAAGGATGCTTCCGACCTCGGCATGTACGACGTGGCCCAGGGCATCCAGAAGGGAGGCGCTGCAGATGCCGCAGTCGAGCTCTGAGCGCGGGGCGGTACGCTCCCTCTTCATATCGTGCGACACGATAGATACCTTTCTCGCCACGGCCACGCCGGGGCAGCTCTCGGCCTGCACGTCGATGCTGGAGGGCGAGCTCGCCCACAGGCAGCGCCTGCTCAGGCAGGCCCGCTTCCCCGTGCCAAAGTCGGCAGATGGCTTCGACTGGACGAATGTCTCCTTCCTTGACGGCTGGGGCAGAAAGGACATGCTCTTACTCGGCTCCGTCGGCGCGGCGCAGGACCTCGTCCTCTTACGGGCAGACGGGCAGGGGCAAGACCCACATGGCCACGGCGGTCGCCATGATGGCCGTGGCCCAGCTCGTCTGCGAGCTCGGCCGCGCCAAACGCGAGGGCACGCTCGACAGGGTCTTCGCCGACATCTTAAAGGCGCGCCTGCTCATACTCGACGAGTTCGGATCGACGTCGACGGGGCAAGGCTGCTCTTCCAGGTCATATCGGAAAGCTACGAGAGGAGGAGCATCATCTTCACGATAAACATCGAGTTCTCGAGATGAGGCACGCTCTTCGCTAACGACAAGCTCACCGCAGCCATCGTCGAGCGCGTCGTGCACCACGGAAGGCTCGTGGAGTTCGGGGGCCCAGCCACAGGCTTAAGTAGAGCCTCATGCTCGGCAAGTCCGGCAGGTAGAGAGAGATGCGGCGCGCCCGTGACGGAACCTGAAAATATTTCGTGATGAGACCCGAAAGGAGAAGCTGCCTAGGACCCAAACTCAGGCTTGACTAAACACACCAGGTCCTCGTGCTCGACGAATGGCTGCTCAGCAGGCCGGACGACGGCTTTTGCCGCTTCCTGCTCGAGATCTTCGAGCTGCGCTACGACGAGAGGTCGACGATCTTTTTGCACGCAGTAGCGCCAGAAGGACTGGCATGTCCGTCTCGGCACCGATGTCACAGCTGAGGCGATCATGGACCGCATCGTCCACAAGACGGCGTGGGTCGACATGGGAGAGATGAATATGCGTGCCTCCGCCAGGACGGCAGCACCCTCTGGATCGAGGCAGTGATGTAGGAGCCAGGGGCCATGGGGCGGTGCTGCGCGGCGCCGCCCCCGGTGCCGATTCGCGACACAGCCGGTGCCGAGCCGCAATAATCGCTGGTGCCTACACGCGCAAATACTCATTTACAGCTTGTTCCATATGTTACTCTCATTGCATTTCATGGGACAAACTAGGCATTTCCACGGACACTTGCGAACATAGAAAATATAATTTCAGACATAAAATTGAAGTGATACAAAAAATATTACAAAAGTGTCCAGAATTTTTTAACGATAGGATAAAGGAATCTGCAACCGCAGCATTTCAATTAAATCTTATGAATAAAAAACTCGGAACATGAAGGATGAATATGAGACCGTTGAGAAAAATAATATACACACTGATAAGAAATAAACTGGGAAAATTTATTTTGGCGATTTCTTTATATGTTTTCTCTGCGTTTCTTGCAATGGCACCAGCCAAAATATTGCAAATTATTATTGATGACGCCTTCCTGAAATATAGGATAGACAGACTTCTGATATATTTGGCAATATTGTTGCTTGTATATTTCCTAAAAACTATTTGCTCTTACTCATCAAATAAAAGAATGATATCTCTTGGAAATGAATTATTAAAGAATATCAAGAAGGCAATATATAACAAACTGATGTATATGGATCTATCTTTTTATACAAACAATGATTTGGGATATATTAATTCAAGAATAGAAGAGATTGACAAAATTGACGTGTTATTTTCATCACAAACACTTACACTAGGATCTTCAATCTTAGAATTTGTGTTTGCAATAATTATGCTGTCAAGTATTAACTTTAAGATGCTTATTATATTTTCTATCCCAATTCCGGTCTTATGCTGGTATGCGTATTCGTCATCAAAAAGAATAAGTCATCAGATTCAACATACGTTGGAAAGTGCGGCGGAATATTCGGGAAAAATGCAGGACACTCTGCACGGAATGGAAGAGATTAAATCACAAGGAACTGAAGAAAAAGAAAGCAGAAGAATAGACAAATTCAACCGTAAAGCACTAGACACTCAAAAACAGCAATCTCTCTTTGTTAATAAGTTTGGTTCTGGAATAGGGATGATTGGAAATGTTGTAACAGTACTTGTTTACCTAATTGGAGGCTTGTTTTTTATAAATAAAGAGCTATCAATGGGTACTTTCATTTCGATATCTACATACGTAGGGAAACTTTATTCTCCAATCTTAAGTTATGCAAGTATATCAGTTTTAATACAGCCGGCATTTCTATCGTTAAAGAGAGTATCTGAGTTTTTTTTCAAAGAAAATGCAGTAACTGAAGATGGCCAAGAAATCACTGGGATTTATAAGATTGAATTCCAAGGCGTTTCTTTTCAATACAAGAAAGAAAGCGCACTATTGAAGAATATTAATCTAACTATTCATAAAGGTGACAAAATGCAACTTACTGGAGAAAATGGCTCCGGAAAAAGTACCTTGTTGCGACTGATTGTTAAAACAATTAAACCGATAGAGGGAAAAATATTGGTCAATGATATTGACTTAAATAATATAAATAAAGAGTCATTTCTTAAACAGATATCATATATTCCGCAGAAGAAATATTTGTTTAATGAAAGCGTATTTTATAATGTGACATATGGAATTGAAGATGTCGACAAAATCCAATACAACAATATTGTGAATGAGTTAGGATTGCGCCCTATTGTAGATCAATTGGAGCGTTCTGGTAATAATAAAATTGGTGAAAATGGATCAAGACTTTCGGGAGGCGAGATTCAAAAAATTTGCATTGCAAGGGCATTATTGCAAGAACGCTCAGTGGTTATTCTAGATGAAGCAACTACTAGCCTAGATAAAAAAGCGTATGCCTATATTCAGGAGAAAATCAAGAACTCAGCATCAACATGGATAATAATTGATCATCAACATGATTTGTCTAATTATGGATTTAAATGTGTAGATATATTCAGTTTACAAGGAGTATGAAGATCGTGTCGGAACCGACGCTCCTATGCTGTGTCAAGTCATTTTCAGGTTCGCTAACTTGCTCTTCATGAATGCGGAGTACCTATCGCGAATCTCGTAATGCTTGCTGGCCTCGCGCTCGATCTCGCTTATGCGGATGTGGTCGGTGCCGAGTGCGGCGGCGACCTCTTCCTGCGTCATCGCGGCTTCGGCCCTTTTCGCCCTGAGCGACCTTTCGTCCTCGTGGGTTTTAGCTGTTGGGTTCATCAGCGCGCAGCAGACTTCCCGGGCGATGTATCTCTTGAGGCATCTGATTGCCTCGCGCTTCGATGTGCCCTCGGCCATCCGCTTCGCGACATACTCCTGCGTGCGCCCATCGTACTTCATCCGGTTGAGAGCGATGGTGTGCAGGGCCCTGTTGGCCTGCCTGTTACCTCCCCGGTTGAGCCTGCGCCTGACGATCTTGCCGCTCGACGCCTCTATCGGCAAGGCGCCGCAAGGCGAGGCGAGTACTGCTTTTGAGCGGAGCCTTTCGGGGTTGTCGCCCGCGGCGTTGCCGAGCGCCGCAGCCGTCGATCTCCAGCAGGGCCGGCGCGTTGTCGCGCACCAGGTCGGATATGAGCGCCTCGAGCTCGTCGGCCCGTTGCTTGGCGTCGATTCACGTCTTCGCGAGAACATGGAGCGAAGTGTGCAGCGCATCCGTGACGGCACTGCCGGTTGCGAACCTTTTCTTGGCAAGCGACTTCATCATCGCCGAAACGCTTATCTTCCCGTACTTCGACCTTATGGGCTCCGGCGCGATGTTGTCCAGGGACTTCGCGGCGCTGGATGCCGCCGTCGAAGTCCTCACGCATAGCTCTCTTAAGTCCAGCAGCGCCCTGACGGCTTCGGACCACCCGTCCCTCGACTTTAGGGGACACAGGTGCCGTGCCCCGCCGCTGTGTTCCGCGTCTATGGCGTCGTTTTTGCTGGAGCCCCTGCGCCTCTTGTCGCGCTTGGGCCGCAGGATCTCCATGACAGTGTAGCCGCGCTCACGCAGGTAAGAGCAGATCCCAGCGCCGTATAAGGCTGTACCCTCGATACCGACAAGCGCGCAGCGGCCGGCGTCGCTGATGGTGTGGGCAAGCGATCGATATCCGGCGCCGTCGGCGGCGAACCCGCCCTCGTAGACGAGCCTGCCGAGCGCGCCCAGCACACACAGCACGTACGCCTCCTTGTGCGTGTCGATGCCGGCGTAAACGACAGACGTGCCTTCCATGCAGCCTCCCTGTCTTCACCGGGCACTCCGCCGGTGAGCCAGACACAACACTGAAAGGGGCGCTATAATCAGGAGAGTCCGGCCTGCTGGCAGCGCCTATGCTCCTATAAGGTCATGGCGGGCCTTCGGGATGCCCGCGGCAGGGCGCGGCAAGTCATTTCAAGGTCAGTCCTTGCGACGACGGTTGGTGTATGGGCCAGCGCCCTGTCGCAAGCCACTACGATGGGAGCATACGCTCCCACGGTCGACTTTGCGCGAGTGTCGGCGCAATCACAACCGCGATATCATTATCAGTGTTGGTGTAGGTCCGATTCTGCCTGGGGTGAGGAGGCCGTCCTGGATCTGGAATCCCTGGGACTATCCTATGCTGTCTCCATCCCATCTGCAAGCTCAAGGCTGACATCTATCACCTTCCTGGCAAGACCCCTGAGCTCTGTCAGCCTCTCCGGCGTGAGAGGTAGCGTAGGTCTGCGCTTCTCGAAGAGCTCTGCGATGACCTTCTCAGAGAAGTAGCGCTCGCCTGCCTATATCTCGTCCTGCTCTGCGAGGACCGATCCCACGAGCCTCATGAGCGACCTCTGTGAGGGGAACACCTGCACGACCTTCGTGCGTCGCTTGATCTTGTGGTTGGTGCGCTCTTGTAGGTTGTTGGTGCGCAGGCGCTTCCAGTGGGATGCAGGGAAGTCCAGACAGGCAAGGGCATCCGCCTCGGCGTCCTCCCAGATCTCTGCCGCCTTGGGGCAACACTTCTCAAGCATCTTAGCTGCGAGGTGGAAAAGGGCGCACACCTGGTTGGTGTCCTTGGCACGAAAGACTGGCTCCATGATCCTTGCCACCCGCTTCTTCAGGCTCCTGGAGCCTGCGGCGGCTATGCAGTTCCTCATGAGATGGACGACGCACCTCTGCCACGTGAGCTCCCAGGAATACTGACCTGTGTCAATATTTCGGACGGCAGATTGTCAAGCTGAGTGCAACATCTCCCTAAAGACCTCGTTGGCTGTCCTGTATTTCAAGACCTTCCTCGCTCTGTCGCAGATCAGCTCCACTACATGCTACACCT encodes the following:
- a CDS encoding transposase, coding for MDTGQYSWELTWQRCVVHLMRNCIAAAGSRSLKKRVARIMEPVFRAKDTNQVCALFHLAAKMLEKCCPKAAEIWEDAEADALACLDFPASHWKRLRTNNLQERTNHKIKRRTKVVQVFPSQRSLMRLVGSVLAEQDEI
- a CDS encoding alpha,alpha-phosphotrehalase; this encodes MADFVPRDKKHAVVYQIYIRSFCDSNGDGIGDLPGITSKLDYLAKLGIDYLWITPFYPSPMRDNGYDISDYTAVDPTYGTMDDFDELVAEAKKRHIGIMLDMVLCHTSCDHPWFQKAIAGDKEYQQYYFLKDGCNSKGPGDPGEPPTNWKAAFGGSAWEWEPHIGKWYLHLHDVSQPDLNWDNSKVRKEVENVVLFWKKRGVAGFRFDVINFVSKPAKFVDDTEGAGRPLFADGPHIHEYLQELVSTTGIDGMLTVGEMASTTLDNCIKYSNPDNHELAETFSFHHLKVDYANGDKWALKEADIAKLRGILYTWQRGMQEGGGWNALFWDNHDQPRAVTRFGGRAGEGEPNSDWEHVGKMLATTSFFLEGTPYIYEGDELGMTNAHYAKIDQYNDVESLNFYQILLKKGETEDEALHVLSERSRDNGRTPMQWSDGHAAGFTTGKPWLASPANYTSINAEAEVDKPGSIFEYYRNLVHLRHELEVLATGKVTCYEPGDEAPKVLLFERQIGDIRVVVTTSFDQKPCTVDASKLNVGELEPLVFNYKEAPQIQGDGTIALKPYEACAWITKGALNK
- a CDS encoding transposase; this translates as MRCTLRSMFSRRRESTPSNGPTSSRRSYPTWCATTRRPCWRSTAAALGNAAGDNPERLRSKAVLASPCGALPIEASSGKIVRRRLNRGGNRQANRALHTIALNRMKYDGRTQEYVAKRMAEGTSKREAIRCLKRYIAREVCCALMNPTAKTHEDERSLRAKRAEAAMTQEEVAAALGTDHIRISEIEREASKHYEIRDRYSAFMKSKLANLKMT
- a CDS encoding transposase, whose translation is MEGTSVVYAGIDTHKEAYVLCVLGALGRLVYEGGFAADGAGYRSLAHTISDAGRCALVGIEGTALYGAGICSYLRERGYTVMEILRPKRDKRRRGSSKNDAIDAEHSGGARHLCPLKSRDGWSEAVRALLDLRELCVRTSTAASSAAKSLDNIAPEPIRSKYGKISVSAMMKSLAKKRFATGSAVTDALHTSLHVLAKT
- a CDS encoding ATP-binding protein, with the translated sequence MAVAQLVCELGRAKREGTLDRVFADILKARLLILDEFGSTSTGQGCSSRSYRKATRGGASSSR
- a CDS encoding ABC transporter ATP-binding protein, which codes for MRPLRKIIYTLIRNKLGKFILAISLYVFSAFLAMAPAKILQIIIDDAFLKYRIDRLLIYLAILLLVYFLKTICSYSSNKRMISLGNELLKNIKKAIYNKLMYMDLSFYTNNDLGYINSRIEEIDKIDVLFSSQTLTLGSSILEFVFAIIMLSSINFKMLIIFSIPIPVLCWYAYSSSKRISHQIQHTLESAAEYSGKMQDTLHGMEEIKSQGTEEKESRRIDKFNRKALDTQKQQSLFVNKFGSGIGMIGNVVTVLVYLIGGLFFINKELSMGTFISISTYVGKLYSPILSYASISVLIQPAFLSLKRVSEFFFKENAVTEDGQEITGIYKIEFQGVSFQYKKESALLKNINLTIHKGDKMQLTGENGSGKSTLLRLIVKTIKPIEGKILVNDIDLNNINKESFLKQISYIPQKKYLFNESVFYNVTYGIEDVDKIQYNNIVNELGLRPIVDQLERSGNNKIGENGSRLSGGEIQKICIARALLQERSVVILDEATTSLDKKAYAYIQEKIKNSASTWIIIDHQHDLSNYGFKCVDIFSLQGV